In Polypterus senegalus isolate Bchr_013 chromosome 12, ASM1683550v1, whole genome shotgun sequence, the following are encoded in one genomic region:
- the thoc5 gene encoding THO complex subunit 5 homolog: protein MSEVLKKRKPKVIRNEGGTPEGKRMRGDGDQEARVYMEEVELDMRDHSRDYVLYKQTCQSLVKLMSEIHDMKTSGSKDTAMEIEQRRMQGCIHFMTLKKLNRLAHMRLKKGRDQTHEAKQRVDALHLQLQNLLYEVLHLQKEINKCLEFKSKHEEIDLVSLEEFNREAPPEISRPEITKADPHQLTLSRLDWELEQRKRLAEKYKESLTTKEKILKGIQVKKEYLSSLQPQLQNIMQTSLPVQEYLSMPFEQAQKQNEVARRLPPPLYVLFVQVNAYRQACDKNLSVSIIGDVEEAKALSKPPEDSQDDESDSDVEEEQNTKRRRPTLGVQLDDKRKEMLKCHPLSVGVNLKCKDGSVLQLCFYYLMSLDILTVKAKVTTETELSAAVSARELLSPESLLNCLYTGDRGMETPNPANRYQFDKVGIVTFKDYIRELGHPYIWVQNLGGLRFPTDSPEQGQLTGSSLSASHMEATTKLLQNRLQSRLALQKQFASLEHGIIPVSSESQCLFPAKIVSRLVKWTTLTYEEYVELPYTRHVVDAGLVQPTDLYFMAFIERGTAKLQAAIFLNPRYSDVPPFFSLLLHWKGERYGSTDDNLRAMEAEVNVYHQELRGPHPGYQLLTNQLQRLCLCLDIFLETESQDESVEGPREFPREKMCLRTVRGPSRLKPFKYNHHQGFFSHR from the exons atgtcagaagtgttaaagaaaagaaagccaAAGGTGATCCGGAATGAGGGTGGCACACCAGAGGGGAAGCGGATGAGGGGAGACGGTGATCAG GAGGCACGTGTGTACATGGAGGAGGTGGAGCTGGATATGAGAGATCACAGTCGGGATTATGTGCTCTACAAACAGACCTGCCAGTCCCTAGTGAAACTTATGTCTGAAATACATGACATGAAGACTAGCGGCAGCAAGGACACG GCTATGGAGATAGAGCAGCGTCGCATGCAGGGCTGTATTCACTTCATGACTTTGAAGAAACTGAACCGGCTGGCTCATATGCGTCTTAAGAAGGGCCGAGATCAGACCCATGAG GCAAAGCAACGAGTGGATGCTCTGCACCTTCAGCTCCAGAATCTCCTCTATGAAGTTTTACATTTGCAAAAAGAGATCAACAAGTGTTTGGAGTTCAA GTCAAAACATGAAGAGATTGACCTGGTATCCTTGGAAGAATTCAACAGGGAGGCTCCACCGGAAATCTCGAGGCCTGAAATCACCAAAGCAGACCCTCATCAGCTCACTCTGTCTCGTCTGGACTGGGAGCTTGAGCAAAGGAAGAG ACTGGCAGAGAAGTACAAGGAGTCATTGACCACCAAAGAGAAGATCCTCAAGGGCATTCAGGTTAAGAAGGAATATCTGAGCAGTTTACAGCCACAACTTCAAAATATCATGCAG ACTTCACTGCCAGTCCAGGAGTACCTGTCTATGCCATTTGAACAAGCGCAGAAGCAAAATGAAGTGGCCCGCCGTCTGCCTCCTCCTCTCTACGTTCTCTTTGTGCAGGTCAATGCCTATCGGCAGGCGTGCG ATAAGAATTTATCAGTATCTATCATCGGGGATGTGGAAGAAGCAAAAGCCCTCTCCAAGCCCCCAGAGGATTCTCAAG atgatgaaagtgattctgatgtgGAAGAGGAGCAGAATACC AAACGGAGGAGACCAACTTTGGGAGTCCAGCTGGATGACAAACGGAAGGAAATGCTGAAATGCCATCCGTTGTCTGTGGGTGTCAACCTAAAATGCAAAG ATGGAAGTGTGCTGCAACTCTGTTTCTATTACCTAATGAGCCTTGACATCCTAACGGTGAAAGCCAAAGTGACGACAGAGACTGAGCTCTCTGCTGCTGTCAGCGCTAG GGAGCTACTCAGTCCCGAGTCCCTGCTGAATTGTTTATATACAGGAGATCGAGGTATGGAGACCCCAAACCCTGCCAACCGCTATCAGTTTGATAAAGTTGG GATTGTCACATTCAAAGACTACATCCGTGAGCTGGGACATCCATACATCTGGGTCCAGAATCTTGGTGGTCTCAGGTTTCCCACCGATAGTCCAGAG CAGGGGCAGCTAACGGGCAGCTCCCTGAGTGCCAGCCATATGGAGGCGACAACAAAACTGCTCCAGAATCGTCTTCAGTCCCGTTTGGCCTTGCAGAAGCAGTTTGCCTCTCTTG agCATGGCATCATACCAGTGTCTAGCGAAAGCCAGTGCTTGTTTCCTGCGAAGATAGTGTCCCGACTGGTTAAATGGACCACCCTCACCTATGAGGAGTACGTG GAATTGCCATACACCCGTCACGTGGTTGATGCTGGGTTGGTGCAACCGACTGATTTATACTTTATGGCATTTATTGAACGTGGCACAG CCAAGCTACAGGCTGCTATTTTCCTGAACCCCCGCTACTCTGATGTGCCACCTTTCTTTAGCCTGTTGCTGCACTGGAAAGGAGAACGCTATGGAAGTACAGATGACAACCTTCGG GCAATGGAGGCTGAAGTGAATGTCTATCATCAGGAGTTACGGGGTCCACATCCAGGATATCAGCTTTTGACCAATCAGCTTCAGAGATTGTGTCTGTGTTTGGATATCTTCCTGGAGACTGAAAGTCAGGATGAGAGCGTAGAAGGGCCTCGCGAGTTTCCTCGTGAGAAGATGTGTCTGCGTACCGTAcg GGGTCCCAGTCGTCTGAAGCCTTTCAAGTACAATCACCATCAAGGCTTTTTCAGCCACCGTTGA